The window TAATTTTTTCCAATTCTTTGTTATTGTCAAATTTACTATTCATCAAAATATCACTTATGATAGAAACAGATTTATTCAAATGTTTTTTTAACGTTGAAATAGATATTTCAGAAAAAGAAGTATACAAATTAGCTCCTATATAATCAATAATATCATCTAATTCTTCTTTAGAGTGAGTTTTTGTTCCAGAACGAAGCATTTGACCAAAAATTTTTCTTATTCCAGCTTTATCTTTTTCCAAAAAAGGCTTACAATCTAATTCTAACCCAACTCTAACTAAAGGTAGTTTATGATTTTCTACTATTAAAACCTTTAATCCATTTTTCATTTTGAAAAATTTAGGTTTTTCAATATTTATAGAAATTTTTCGTTTTATAGGTTTAGGGGGAATACTACGATTAACTGTATGAGCAAACATAATTATTGTATAAAAAAAAATTGTTATAATGAAAATAATTTTTTTAAAAAATTTAAATTTTTGTATGTTCTGGAACATTGTATAAACGAACTCTATTGTTTTTATTCAAATATTTATTAGCAACCCTTTTAATATCTTCTACAGTTATTTTTCTATATTTTTCTATATCGGTATTTATCAAATTAGCATTGTGATAATATAAATAATAATAAGATAATTTTGCAGAAATTCCACCCATAGAATAATTATCATAAATAAATTTTTTTTCAAAAAAATTTATTTGTTTTTCTAATTCATATTGAGTAATCCCCCTTTCTTTCAAAAGATCAATTTCTTCATCTATTATTTTTATTAATTGATCTAAGGATACTCCAGGATTGATTAATCCATATATAATAAAAATTCCATAATCTTCCATTGTATCTAAAAAAGAACCTGCATAAGAAGCCATTTGTTTTGTATTTACAACATTTTTCATAATACGAGAACTTTCCCCAGAAGAAAGAACGTGATCTATTATTTTTAATATATAAGAATCTCTATCTGTAATCTTTGTAACTCTATATGATAAAAAAACTCCAGGAACCTTCGTATTTTTATCTACATATGTAGAACATATTTCTTTTTTTATAGGTTCTTCTTCTATTTTTTTCATTCTAAAATCCATTTTTCCTTTAGGAATGGAAGAAAAATATTTTTTAATTAATTTTCTAGCTTCATTCATTTCAAAATCCCCTGCTAGAACTAAAACAGCATTATTTGGAACATAATAAGTTTTATAAAATTTCTTATAATCATTTTCTGTAGCAAGATCTAAATCTTTATCAAATCCAATAACAGGATATTTATATGGATGTTTTTTAAATAACAAAGAAGGGATTTTTTCTGAAATAGCTGTAACATATGGTTGATTTTCAATACGCATTTTTTTTTCTTCTTTTACTACTTTTCTTTGTATATTAATACTTTCTTCATCCACTTTAGCATGAAGCATTCTTTCTGATTCCAACCATAAAGCTAATGGTAGACGATCAGAAGGCAATACTTCGTAATAACAAGTTTCATCATGATTTGTATAAGCATTATTTTGACCACCATTAGATGCTATATATTTGAAATATTCACCTTTTTTAATATTTTTAGACCCTTCAAACATAAGATGTTCAAAAAAATGAGCAAATCCTGATCTTCCAGGTGTTTCATTTTTACTTCCTACATGATATGAAACTGAAATTGTGACCAAAGGATTGGTATTATCTTGATGTAAAATAACATGCAATCCATTCAACAATTTTTCTTCAAAAAATTTTATTTTGTATAACTCTTTAGAGTTTGAATGACTAAACATCATAGCTGTTAACAAAAAAAAAATCCTATTCATAAGTATGAAAGTTAAAAATTAACAAAAGAAATTTACGAATTTTTTTTTCCAAAAAAGTAGATTTTTTTCTTTTATTCTATTTTTGTTAAATAAAACTATTATGAATTTGGTTATCTAGTTATGAAAAAAATTCTATTTTTTATTTTCTTTTTATTTTTTTATTCGGTAAAATCTTCAGATATAAAAAATATAAAAGGAGATGCAGAAAAAGGAGCAGTTCTTTTTAAAAAAAATTGCACAGCATGTCATTCTATGAATTTAGAAAAAAAAATGATAGGACCTGCTTTGTATGGTGTAACTGAAAGAAGAAATAGAGAATGGTTACATAAATGGATTATAAACAATAAATCTTTAAGAAAAAGTGGAGATAAAGACGCCATAGCTATTTACAAAGAATATGATAATGTAGAAATGAATATATTTCCTCAATTATCAGAAAAAGAAGTAGATGATATTTTATTTTTTATTCAAAATCCAATAAAAAAAAAAGAAGAAAATCATAAATATGAAGAAATAAATAATGAAAAAGAATTATCAGAAAAACAATTTTTAATTAAATTAATAGTTTTTTGTTTTAGTATTTTTTCTGTAATTCTAATTTGGATTTTATATAGAATTCAAATTTTAACCAAGTTATTAAATGAAAATAAAGATCCCATTTTTGATAAAAAAGATTTTTTAATTAGTATTTTATACAATAAAATTTTAGGTAAAAAAAAGAAAAAATGGTATTTATTATCTTGTTTTATTGGTTTTATTTTATTATTAGGAATATATGAAACTTGGAATTTTTTAATGAAAATAGATATAAATAGGGGATATAAACCTGAACAACCTATTTATTTTTCTCATAAAATTCATTCTGATATTAACGAAATTGATTGTCAATATTGTCATTCTTCCGCAAAATATGGAAAAGTATCCAGTATTCCTTCAGCCAATGTTTGTATGAATTGTCACATTACCATTAATGAATATAATGGTGATTATTTAGAAAAAGGAAAAAGTAGAAATGAATACAACAAAGAAATACAAAAAATATATCATGCTGTGGGATGGGATACAGAAACAAGAAAATATTCAAAAAAAATTCATCCTATTCAATGGATCCGTATACATAATATGCCCGATTTTGTTTACTTCGATCATTCTCAACATATCATAACTGGAGAAAAAACGATAAAAAAATTTAAAAAAGTAAATTTAGTTTGTAATGCTTGTCATGGAGAAGTTAAAAAAATGGATCAAGTAGAAATGGCTAATGATTTTTCCATGGAATGGTGCATTTCTTGCCATAAGAATGTTGAAATAAATACGAATAATCAATATTATAAAAAGTATTTTTCTAATAAAATAAAAAAAGAAAATAAAATAACCGTAGATATGGTTGGTGGTACAGAATGTGCAAAATGTCATTATTAATATAAATGGATAAGCCTAATAATATTATTTTATTTATGAAATCAAATAAAAAAGAAAAAATAATTACAACTTCTTATAAAAATACCATAAAAAATCTTTTAAAAGAAAAAACTTCTAGACGTGATTTTTTAAAATGGGTTGGATTTAGTACTGCTTCAGTAAGCTTAGCAGCTTGTAAAGGGCCAGTAATTAAGTCTATACCTTATGTGGTAAAACCAGATGTAATAACTCCTGGAATTCCTAATTATTATGCTTCTACTATGATTGATTCTTTTGATATAGGAAGTGTTTTAGTAAAAACAAGAGAAGGGAGACCTATT of the Blattabacterium cuenoti genome contains:
- a CDS encoding M16 family metallopeptidase produces the protein MNRIFFLLTAMMFSHSNSKELYKIKFFEEKLLNGLHVILHQDNTNPLVTISVSYHVGSKNETPGRSGFAHFFEHLMFEGSKNIKKGEYFKYIASNGGQNNAYTNHDETCYYEVLPSDRLPLALWLESERMLHAKVDEESINIQRKVVKEEKKMRIENQPYVTAISEKIPSLLFKKHPYKYPVIGFDKDLDLATENDYKKFYKTYYVPNNAVLVLAGDFEMNEARKLIKKYFSSIPKGKMDFRMKKIEEEPIKKEICSTYVDKNTKVPGVFLSYRVTKITDRDSYILKIIDHVLSSGESSRIMKNVVNTKQMASYAGSFLDTMEDYGIFIIYGLINPGVSLDQLIKIIDEEIDLLKERGITQYELEKQINFFEKKFIYDNYSMGGISAKLSYYYLYYHNANLINTDIEKYRKITVEDIKRVANKYLNKNNRVRLYNVPEHTKI
- a CDS encoding c-type cytochrome is translated as MKKILFFIFFLFFYSVKSSDIKNIKGDAEKGAVLFKKNCTACHSMNLEKKMIGPALYGVTERRNREWLHKWIINNKSLRKSGDKDAIAIYKEYDNVEMNIFPQLSEKEVDDILFFIQNPIKKKEENHKYEEINNEKELSEKQFLIKLIVFCFSIFSVILIWILYRIQILTKLLNENKDPIFDKKDFLISILYNKILGKKKKKWYLLSCFIGFILLLGIYETWNFLMKIDINRGYKPEQPIYFSHKIHSDINEIDCQYCHSSAKYGKVSSIPSANVCMNCHITINEYNGDYLEKGKSRNEYNKEIQKIYHAVGWDTETRKYSKKIHPIQWIRIHNMPDFVYFDHSQHIITGEKTIKKFKKVNLVCNACHGEVKKMDQVEMANDFSMEWCISCHKNVEINTNNQYYKKYFSNKIKKENKITVDMVGGTECAKCHY